A single genomic interval of Lathyrus oleraceus cultivar Zhongwan6 chromosome 7, CAAS_Psat_ZW6_1.0, whole genome shotgun sequence harbors:
- the LOC127107186 gene encoding uncharacterized protein LOC127107186 gives MKRKKIGFYKSPFLLTKIRRKKTCTNSDFYLPDDCWEHVFTFINNHNRDFNSLSLVSKQFLSITNRLLLSLRICDPKLCFLRRIFHRFSNLNLLHLRFNFHDMDADIALALRHIPTLKSLFISGIHLKYESYVASLLVDSLVCLNGLISLKFQGSQLSDDFLHSIAREALPLKRFVVKYCTDYTYSGIYCLLSKCQTIQHLGLGHNNFLEDHHVAELSLLLPHLVSINLSQCSKLTESALYSLIRNCHSLEEITMKQLDFRNLVSFKDFDVNPRLKLKSLCLAYSSFINEDNLILVASILPDLQLLDLSDCDGISEKGICQVLSRCCKIKHLKLADSDELRGLKMNFVVHQLEVLDLSSTLVDDKTLYEISKSCPGLLQLLLRCCYYITKKGVMCVVENCTQLKMIDLTNCSDDVVSMVSSRPSLKQRCGSISFLF, from the coding sequence atgaaaagaaagaagATAGGTTTTTACAAATCGCCATTCCTCCTCACTAAGATTAGGAGGAAGAAAACTTGTACAAATTCTGATTTTTATTTACCCGATGACTGCTGGGAGCATGTCTTCACATTCATCAATAACCATAACCGCGACTTCAACTCTCTATCACTCGTCTCTAAACAGTTCCTCTCCATCACCAACCGGCTCTTATTATCTCTCAGAATTTGCGATCCAAAACTTTGCTTTCTCCGCCGTATCTTTCATAGATTCTCCAACCTTAATTTGCTTCACCTCCGGTTCAACTTTCATGATATGGATGCAGACATTGCTTTGGCACTCCGTCACATACCAACTTTGAAATCTTTATTTATTTCCGGTATTCACCTCAAGTATGAAAGCTATGTTGCTTCATTGCTGGTTGATTCATTAGTCTGTTTGAACGGTTTGATTAGTCTTAAATTCCAGGGCTCGCAATTATCAGATGATTTTCTCCACTCTATTGCAAGGGAAGCTCTTCCTTTGAAGAGGTTTGTCGTCAAATATTGCACCGACTATACTTACAGTGGAATTTATTGCTTGTTATCCAAGTGTCAGACTATACAACATCTAGGTCTTGGTCATAATAATTTTCTTGAAGATCATCATGTTGCCGAATTGTCTTTGCTCCTTCCTCATTTGGTTTCTATAAATCTTAGTCAATGTTCCAAGCTCACAGAATCGGCCTTGTATTCCCTTATTAGAAACTGTCATTCACTTGAAGAGATTACAATGAAACAATTGGATTTTCGGAATTTGGTTTCTTTTAAGGATTTTGATGTCAACCCTCGGTTGAAGTTGAAGTCTCTGTGTTTGGCTTATAGTTCATTTATAAACGAAGACAACCTCATATTGGTTGCTTCCATTTTACCTGACTTACAGCTTCTTGATTTGAGTGATTGTGATGGCATATCGGAAAAAGGTATTTGTCAAGTTTTAAGTAGATGTTGTAAAATTAAACATTTGAAATTGGCCGACTCTGATGAATTAAGAGGACTTAAAATGAACTTTGTAGTTCACCAATTGGAGGTGTTGGACTTGTCAAGTACACTTGTTGATGATAAAACACTCTATGAGATCTCAAAGAGTTGTCCTGGACTTTTGCAACTATTACTAAGATGTTGTTATTATATCACAAAAAAAGGAGTGATGTGCGTGGTTGAAAACTGCACACAACTGAAGATGATTGATTTGACAAATTGTTCTGATGATGTTGTCTCAATGGTTTCATCAAGGCCATCATTAAAACAAAGATGCGGCTCCATCTCATTTTTGTTTTAA
- the LOC127107187 gene encoding SCF E3 ubiquitin ligase complex F-box protein grrA, with amino-acid sequence MKRKRNSLQTQQQRVSEDLYLDDYCWEYVFKFIFNDDDDDNRSYFKSLSIVNKQFLSITNRLRLSLTVWNPTCRLLSRLFPRFINLISLDLSCYYGLINNLLVQISRFPLKLTSLNLSNQPNIPARGLRAFSGNITTLTSLICCNIASLSTADLLLISQCFPSLHELDLGNSINFKLNADISMVFPKLHKVNFYGRNHTFTYMIDAWFLQVCKNSEFFEDIVMSNRSQLTHHGIASAIRERPTLKSLSISWMSSNDDISSHFINSLVSLKDLACLDLSYSLISDDLLSSIATGGLPLKKLVLQFCQGYSYAGIFCLLSKCQFIQHLDLQNAYFLNDQHVVELSMFLGDLMSINLSRCDMLTELSLLSLVSNCLSLSEIKMNDTRIGIGREGVLNSNSFEDFVVSPQLKSLSLTHSSWLRDESIKMFASIFPNLQFLNLSNCTNISEEGIFHVLRRCCKIRFLNLASCLQVKLHGMNFEVPQLKVLNLSNTSVDDETLCVISKNCSGLLQLILKRCDDITKEGIKHVLNNCTQLREINLMFCCKLVPNIVDEMIFSRPSLRKITVPPCNIFNNKKLGDKKRRFFSHHGCLLI; translated from the coding sequence ATGAAGCGTAAGAGAAATTCCCTCCAAACTCAGCAACAAAGAGTTTCAGAAGATTTATATTTAGATGATTATTGCTGGGAATATGTTTTCAAATTCATCTTCAATGACGACGATGACGACAACCGTTCCTATTTCAAATCTCTTTCCATAGTTAACAAGCAATTTCTCTCCATTACCAACCGTCTACGCCTCTCTCTCACCGTATGGAATCCAACCTGCCGTTTACTCTCTCGCCTTTTTCCAAGGTTCATCAATCTCATCTCCCTCGACCTCTCCTGTTACTATGGTCTCATCAACAACCTTCTCGTTCAAATCTCTCGTTTCCCATTGAAACTCACTTCGCTTAATCTCTCCAACCAACCCAACATTCCGGCACGCGGCTTGAGAGCTTTCTCAGGAAATATTACAACTCTAACCTCTCTCATTTGTTGCAACATTGCTTCTCTCTCTACTGCTGACTTGCTTCTTATTTCTCAGTGCTTTCCTTCCCTTCACGAACTTGACTTAGGTAACAGTATCAATTTTAAGCTAAATGCTGATATTTCAATGGTGTTTCCTAAGCTGCACAAAGTTAATTTCTATGGTCGTAACCATACATTTACATATATGATCGATGCATGGTTTTTACAAGTATGTAAGAATTCTGAGTTTTTTGAAGATATTGTGATGTCGAACCGTTCACAATTAACTCATCACGGCATTGCTTCTGCCATCCGTGAGAGACCAACTTTGAAGTCTCTATCAATTAGTTGGATGTCTAGCAACGATGACATTAGTTCACACTTTATTAACTCTCTCGTGAGTTTGAAGGACTTAGCTTGTCTTGATTTGTCATATTCGCTTATCTCCGATGATTTGCTTTCCTCTATTGCAACCGGAGGTCTTCCTTTGAAAAAGCTTGTCCTCCAATTCTGTCAAGGATATAGTTATGCTGGAATCTTTTGTTTGTTATCCAAGTGTCAATTTATACAACATTTGGATCTTCAAAATGCTTATTTTTTGAATGACCAACATGTTGTGGAGTTGTCTATGTTTTTGGGTGATTTAATGTCTATAAACCTTAGTCGATGTGACATGCTCACGGAGTTATCTTTGCTTTCACTTGTAAGTAATTGTCTTTCACTTAGTGAGATCAAAATGAATGACACAAGGATTGGGATTGGGAGAGAGGGTGTACTGAATTCTAATTCTTTCGAGGATTTCGTTGTAAGCCCTCAATTAAAGTCTCTCAGTTTGACCCATAGTTCCTGGCTAAGAGATGAAAGCATCAAAATGTTTGCTTCCATTTTCCCCAATTTGCAATTTCTTAATTTGAGTAATTGCACTAACATATCGGAAGAAGGTATTTTTCATGTTTTGAGGAGATGTTGTAAGATTAGATTTTTAAACTTAGCTAGCTGTTTACAAGTGAAGCTGCATGGAATGAACTTTGAAGTTCCTCAATTGAAGGTGTTGAACTTATCAAATACAAGTGTTGACGATGAAACACTTTGTGTGATCTCAAAGAATTGTTCTGGACTTTTGCAACTGATACTAAAAAGATGTGATGATATTACAAAGGAGGGAATCAAGCATGTGCTAAATAACTGCACGCAACTCAGAGAGATCAATTTGATGTTTTGTTGTAAATTGGTTCCTAATATTGTTGACGAAATGATATTTTCAAGGCCATCATTGAGAAAGATAACCGTTCCACCTTGCAACATCTTCAATAACAAAAAACTCGGTGACAAAAAGAGAAGATTCTTTTCGCATCATGGATGTCTTTTAATCTAA
- the LOC127107185 gene encoding uncharacterized protein LOC127107185, translated as MKRKRTSFHKSAFFLTKIKKKKTCLKSESEFYLPEDCWEHIFKFLINRKRHFKSLTLVSKQFLSITNRLTFSIATRNPPPSFLTRFFHRFSNLNSLRLSFRSRVLDEGIASTLRDRPTLKSLSISRIDLNDTSYFTSHYIDSLVTLKGLNSLNFCHSQISNELLYSIAREGLPLKSFILKKCSGYNYDGIYFLLSKCNGIQHLGFQADFLKDRHIAQLSLFLRGLVSIKLWRCWKLTNSALYAIIRKCPLLSEITMQSILRKSVESSDSLKDFVLNPQLKILSLANNLFIENESILLLASIFPNLEHLQLSTCNHISKKGICQVLGRCSKIKHLNINDNNKMRGLKMNFVIPQLEVLDLSGTRVDDRTLYHISKSCCGLLKLSLSCCNYVTEKGVMQVVENCTQLKKIDLSFCNKVSADVIVSIILSRPSLKKRKLLVY; from the coding sequence ATGAAAAGGAAGAGGACAAGTTTTCACAAATCAGCCTTCTTCCTCACTAAGATAAAGAAGAAGAAAACTTGTCTCAAATCTGAATCCGAATTTTATTTACCTGAAGATTGTTGGGAGCATATCTTCAAATTCCTCATCAACCGCAAGAGACACTTTAAGTCTCTAACCCTTGTTTCGAAGCAGTTTCTCTCCATCACCAACCGACTCACTTTCTCTATCGCTACTCGCAATCCACCACCTTCTTTTCTCACTCGTTTCTTCCATAGATTCTCCAACCTGAATTCCCTTCGCCTCTCTTTCCGCTCTCGTGTTCTCGACGAGGGCATTGCTTCCACTCTCCGTGATAGACCAACATTGAAATCTTTATCCATCTCCAGGATTGACCTAAACGATACAAGTTACTTTACTTCACACTATATTGATTCCTTGGTCACTTTGAAGGGTTTGAATTCTCTTAATTTCTGCCATTCGCAAATCTCAAATGAGTTGCTCTACTCTATTGCAAGGGAAGGTCTTCCTTTAAAGAGCTTTATTCTAAAAAAGTGTAGCGGTTATAATTATGATGGAATTTATTTCTTGTTATCCAAATGTAATGGGATACAACATTTGGGTTTTCAAGCTGATTTCTTAAAGGACCGTCATATTGCCCAGCTATCTTTGTTTCTTCGTGGTTTGGTGTCTATAAAACTTTGGCGCTGTTGGAAGCTCACAAACTCGGCCTTGTATGCAATCATTAGGAAATGTCCTTTACTTAGTGAGATCACAATGCAAAGCATTCTAAGAAAGAGTGTAGAGAGTTCTGATTCTTTAAAGGATTTTGTTTTGAACCCTCAATTAAAGATTCTAAGTTTGGCTAACAATTTATTTATAGAAAATGAAAGCATCCTATTGTTAGCTTCCATTTTTCCCAATTTAGAGCATCTTCAGTTGAGTACTTGCAATCACATATCTAAAAAAGGTATTTGTCAAGTCCTAGGTAGATGTTCTAAGATTAAACATTTGAACATTAATGACAATAACAAAATGAGAGGTCTTAAAATGAATTTTGTAATTCCTCAATTGGAGGTGTTAGACTTGTCAGGTACAAGGGTTGATGATAGAACACTCTATCATATCTCAAAGAGTTGTTGTGGACTTTTGAAATTGTCTCTATCATGTTGCAATTATGTCACCGAAAAGGGAGTGATGCAAGTGGTTGAAAACTGCACCCAACTGAAGAAGATCGATTTGAGTTTTTGTAATAAAGTGAGTGCTGATGTTATTGTCTCAATTATTTTATCAAGACCGTCATTAAAAAAGAGGAAACTCTTAGTCTACTAA